The Triticum dicoccoides isolate Atlit2015 ecotype Zavitan chromosome 6A, WEW_v2.0, whole genome shotgun sequence genome has a window encoding:
- the LOC119314832 gene encoding probable BOI-related E3 ubiquitin-protein ligase 2 isoform X1 produces MFPFESPSRFRSDFSIVVRTAYLSDSLRYLQGKDTAMEGHVFGGGNWGSSPYPGPNANINASVNENQFMFDAKAAPQQLQLFGSNAVGTSGYYNYNGNGNPYVMNQPRKTSNCAADEKKLKLQMSLNNFHAGDADRLACTGNSSVVSTGLKLSYEDNEHNSSFTSGSGSMSSLTSTTPFGHDIMTEMEKGNKEIDYYLRSQVEQLSRRVKEMKQRQMVSLVSTLERGVGKKLREKELEVEAMNKKSQELNEQIRQVAIQVQSWQSAALYNESVASTLKTQLMKVVADHANRTREGCGDSVVESGAVPGQKNINTVPGGFFKSCLLPGVKSGVAGSGLAACKWCGAKEAAVLVMPCRHLCLCADCDRVTDACPVCQYPKSGSVEINMS; encoded by the exons ATGTTTCCGTTTGAATCCCCTTCTCGTTTCCGTTCCGATTTCTCGATCGTGGTGAGAACCGCGTATCTCTCAGACTCGCTGCGGTATTTGCAGGGGAAGGATACGGCGATGGAGGGGCACGTGTTCGGAGGCGGCAACTGGGGCTCGTCGCCCTACCCTGGCCCCAACGCCAACATCAACGCCAGCGTCAACGAGAACCAGTTCATGTTCGATGCCAAGGCCGCGCCGCAGCAGCTTCAGCTCTTCGGGAGCAACGCGG TTGGCACCAGTGGATATTATAACTACAATGGAAATGGCAACCCATATGTTATGAACCAACCAAGAAAGACAAGCAATTGTGCAGCGGATGAAAAGAAGCTCAAGCTTCAGATGTCCTTGAACAACTTTCATGCAGGAGATGCCGACCGGTTGGCATGTACTGGTAATTCAAGTGTTGTGTCTACTGGGCTGAAACTGTCCTACGAGGATAATGAGCATAATTCTTCCTTCACGTCTGGTAGTGGAAGCATGTCTTCTTTGACTTCCACGACGCCTTTTGGTCATGATATTATGACTGAAATGGAGAAAGGAAACAAAGAGATTGACTATTATTTGAGAAGCCAG GTGGAACAACTCAGTAGGCGTGTGAAAGAGATGAAGCAAAGGCAGATGGTTTCTCTCGTGTCTACTCTCGAAAGAGGGGTAGGAAAGAAGCTGAGGGAGAAGGAGCTCGAGGTGGAGGCCATGAACAAAAAAAGCCAGGAGCTGAATGAACAGATCCGACAGGTGGCCATCCAGGTCCAGTCATGGCAGTCAGCCGCGCTCTACAACGAATCTGTTGCCAGCACCCTGAAGACCCAGCTCATGAAAGTGGTGGCGGACCACGCCAACCGCACCAGGGAAGGTTGCGGCGACAGCGTAGTGGAGAGCGGCGCTGTGCCCGGCCAGAAGAACATCAACACTGTCCCCGGAGGCTTCTTCAAGTCGTGCCTCCTCCCTGGAGTCAAGAGCGGCGTAGCCGGCAGTGGGCTTGCAGCCTGCAAGTGGTGCGGAGCGAAGGAGGCGGCAGTGCTGGTGATGCCTTGCCGCCACCTGTGCCTGTGCGCCGACTGCGATAGGGTCACAGATGCATGCCCTGTCTGTCAGTACCCCAAGAGCGGTAGCGTTGAGATCAACATGTCCTAG
- the LOC119314832 gene encoding BOI-related E3 ubiquitin-protein ligase 1-like isoform X2: MEGHVFGGGNWGSSPYPGPNANINASVNENQFMFDAKAAPQQLQLFGSNAVGTSGYYNYNGNGNPYVMNQPRKTSNCAADEKKLKLQMSLNNFHAGDADRLACTGNSSVVSTGLKLSYEDNEHNSSFTSGSGSMSSLTSTTPFGHDIMTEMEKGNKEIDYYLRSQVEQLSRRVKEMKQRQMVSLVSTLERGVGKKLREKELEVEAMNKKSQELNEQIRQVAIQVQSWQSAALYNESVASTLKTQLMKVVADHANRTREGCGDSVVESGAVPGQKNINTVPGGFFKSCLLPGVKSGVAGSGLAACKWCGAKEAAVLVMPCRHLCLCADCDRVTDACPVCQYPKSGSVEINMS, translated from the exons ATGGAGGGGCACGTGTTCGGAGGCGGCAACTGGGGCTCGTCGCCCTACCCTGGCCCCAACGCCAACATCAACGCCAGCGTCAACGAGAACCAGTTCATGTTCGATGCCAAGGCCGCGCCGCAGCAGCTTCAGCTCTTCGGGAGCAACGCGG TTGGCACCAGTGGATATTATAACTACAATGGAAATGGCAACCCATATGTTATGAACCAACCAAGAAAGACAAGCAATTGTGCAGCGGATGAAAAGAAGCTCAAGCTTCAGATGTCCTTGAACAACTTTCATGCAGGAGATGCCGACCGGTTGGCATGTACTGGTAATTCAAGTGTTGTGTCTACTGGGCTGAAACTGTCCTACGAGGATAATGAGCATAATTCTTCCTTCACGTCTGGTAGTGGAAGCATGTCTTCTTTGACTTCCACGACGCCTTTTGGTCATGATATTATGACTGAAATGGAGAAAGGAAACAAAGAGATTGACTATTATTTGAGAAGCCAG GTGGAACAACTCAGTAGGCGTGTGAAAGAGATGAAGCAAAGGCAGATGGTTTCTCTCGTGTCTACTCTCGAAAGAGGGGTAGGAAAGAAGCTGAGGGAGAAGGAGCTCGAGGTGGAGGCCATGAACAAAAAAAGCCAGGAGCTGAATGAACAGATCCGACAGGTGGCCATCCAGGTCCAGTCATGGCAGTCAGCCGCGCTCTACAACGAATCTGTTGCCAGCACCCTGAAGACCCAGCTCATGAAAGTGGTGGCGGACCACGCCAACCGCACCAGGGAAGGTTGCGGCGACAGCGTAGTGGAGAGCGGCGCTGTGCCCGGCCAGAAGAACATCAACACTGTCCCCGGAGGCTTCTTCAAGTCGTGCCTCCTCCCTGGAGTCAAGAGCGGCGTAGCCGGCAGTGGGCTTGCAGCCTGCAAGTGGTGCGGAGCGAAGGAGGCGGCAGTGCTGGTGATGCCTTGCCGCCACCTGTGCCTGTGCGCCGACTGCGATAGGGTCACAGATGCATGCCCTGTCTGTCAGTACCCCAAGAGCGGTAGCGTTGAGATCAACATGTCCTAG